In Topomyia yanbarensis strain Yona2022 chromosome 2, ASM3024719v1, whole genome shotgun sequence, one DNA window encodes the following:
- the LOC131681807 gene encoding ethanolamine-phosphate cytidylyltransferase isoform X1: protein MEHNGNAEKEIRVWCDGCYDMVHFGHANSLRQAKALGHKLVVGIHNDDAITKNKGPPVFTQEERYKMVRGIKWVDEVVEDAPYVTTLETLDKYDCDFCVHGDDITLTADGVDTYHLVKAADRYKEVSRTAGVSTTDLVGRMLLMTRNHFKQGDQEYSVEKDGSSKLGQDHSARSPWTGCSQFLPTTQKIIQFSDGKAPKPTDRIVYVAGAFDLFHVGHLDFLEKAKTYGDYLIVGLHTDPVVNEYKGGNYPIMNLHERVLSVLACKYVNEVVIGAPYSVTNDLMEHFNVDLVCHGQTAIAPDVGNIDPYTVPKQMGKFMLIDSGNSITTEDIVERIIRHRLEYEARNTKKEKKEIEVFEAMQRVKIAEKCG from the exons ATGGAACACAACGGAAACGCTGAGAAGGAGATTCGGGTCTGGTGCGACGGATG CTATGATATGGTACATTTTGGCCACGCAAACTCTCTCCGCCAAGCGAAAGCCTTAGGCCACAAGCTTGTTGTAGGGATTCACAATGACGATGCGATCACGAAAAACAAAGGCCCCCCGGTATTCACACAGGAGGAGCG ATATAAAATGGTGCGAGGCATCAAATGGGTGGACGAAGTGGTGGAAGATGCCCCCTATGTGACGACTCTAGAGACACTGGACAAATACGATTGTGATTTTTGTGTACATGGTG ATGACATCACGCTCACAGCCGATGGTGTCGATACATACCACTTGGTCAAAGCAGCTGATCGGTATAA AGAAGTATCCCGAACAGCCGGGGTCTCAACAACGGATCTTGTGGGCCGGATGCTCCTAATGACGCGGAACCACTTCAAACAAGGTGACCAAGAGTATAGCGTGGAGAAAGATG GCTCATCGAAGCTGGGCCAAGATCACTCGGCGCGCAGTCCCTGGACAGGATGTTCTCAGTTCCTACCGACCACACAAAAGATCATACAGTTCAGTGATGGCAAAGCTCCAAAACCAACTGATCGGATTGTTTACGTTGCGGGAGCCTTCGATCTCTTTCATGTAGGTCatctggatttcttggagaaaGCAAAGACTTATGGAGACTATCTAATCGTTGGACTGCACACTGATCCAGTGGTGAATGAGTACAAAGGCGGAAATTATCCGATCATGAACCTGCACGAGCGAGTTCTCAGTGTGCTAGCCTGCAAATACGTGAACGAGGTTGTGATCGGGGCTCCCTACTCGGTGACGAATGATTTGATGGAACACTTCAACGTGGACTTGGTGTGCCATGGGCAGACGGCAATTGCACCGGATGTTGGCAACATAGATCCGTACACAGTGCCAAAACAGATGGGGAAATTTATGCTTATAGATTCAG GAAACTCCATAACAACGGAAGATATCGTTGAAAGAATCATAAGGCATCGGTTGGAATACGAGGCGCGTAAcactaaaaaagaaaaaaaagaaattgaagTATTCGAAGCTATGCAACGAGTGAAAATTGCGGAAAAATGCGGTTGA
- the LOC131681807 gene encoding ethanolamine-phosphate cytidylyltransferase isoform X2 has product MEHNGNAEKEIRVWCDGCYDMVHFGHANSLRQAKALGHKLVVGIHNDDAITKNKGPPVFTQEERYKMVRGIKWVDEVVEDAPYVTTLETLDKYDCDFCVHGDDITLTADGVDTYHLVKAADRYKEVSRTAGVSTTDLVGRMLLMTRNHFKQGSSKLGQDHSARSPWTGCSQFLPTTQKIIQFSDGKAPKPTDRIVYVAGAFDLFHVGHLDFLEKAKTYGDYLIVGLHTDPVVNEYKGGNYPIMNLHERVLSVLACKYVNEVVIGAPYSVTNDLMEHFNVDLVCHGQTAIAPDVGNIDPYTVPKQMGKFMLIDSGNSITTEDIVERIIRHRLEYEARNTKKEKKEIEVFEAMQRVKIAEKCG; this is encoded by the exons ATGGAACACAACGGAAACGCTGAGAAGGAGATTCGGGTCTGGTGCGACGGATG CTATGATATGGTACATTTTGGCCACGCAAACTCTCTCCGCCAAGCGAAAGCCTTAGGCCACAAGCTTGTTGTAGGGATTCACAATGACGATGCGATCACGAAAAACAAAGGCCCCCCGGTATTCACACAGGAGGAGCG ATATAAAATGGTGCGAGGCATCAAATGGGTGGACGAAGTGGTGGAAGATGCCCCCTATGTGACGACTCTAGAGACACTGGACAAATACGATTGTGATTTTTGTGTACATGGTG ATGACATCACGCTCACAGCCGATGGTGTCGATACATACCACTTGGTCAAAGCAGCTGATCGGTATAA AGAAGTATCCCGAACAGCCGGGGTCTCAACAACGGATCTTGTGGGCCGGATGCTCCTAATGACGCGGAACCACTTCAAACAAG GCTCATCGAAGCTGGGCCAAGATCACTCGGCGCGCAGTCCCTGGACAGGATGTTCTCAGTTCCTACCGACCACACAAAAGATCATACAGTTCAGTGATGGCAAAGCTCCAAAACCAACTGATCGGATTGTTTACGTTGCGGGAGCCTTCGATCTCTTTCATGTAGGTCatctggatttcttggagaaaGCAAAGACTTATGGAGACTATCTAATCGTTGGACTGCACACTGATCCAGTGGTGAATGAGTACAAAGGCGGAAATTATCCGATCATGAACCTGCACGAGCGAGTTCTCAGTGTGCTAGCCTGCAAATACGTGAACGAGGTTGTGATCGGGGCTCCCTACTCGGTGACGAATGATTTGATGGAACACTTCAACGTGGACTTGGTGTGCCATGGGCAGACGGCAATTGCACCGGATGTTGGCAACATAGATCCGTACACAGTGCCAAAACAGATGGGGAAATTTATGCTTATAGATTCAG GAAACTCCATAACAACGGAAGATATCGTTGAAAGAATCATAAGGCATCGGTTGGAATACGAGGCGCGTAAcactaaaaaagaaaaaaaagaaattgaagTATTCGAAGCTATGCAACGAGTGAAAATTGCGGAAAAATGCGGTTGA